AGATCCTCTGCACTCTGACCTTCGCCACGGGACAAACGGAACCCGTTCATCACACCTGCGAAGAACTCGCGGTATGCCTGCACTTCCTCTTCAAATGTCAGGCTTGAACCTGCTACCACTCCGCTGTCCGCTTGGCCTTCCAATACCCCTTGTACCTTCAGCGTCCATTCAGCACTTGCTTCCAGACTAAGCGTAACTAGTGATGCCGAACCACTGCGGATACCACTTGCCAGCAACGTTTCGTCCCCTACATTCACAGCTGCGCCATCCACCGACATGCGGTATTGCAGATCTGGGTACGTTCCTGCACTAATCGCTTGTGGATCAGCCTTGAAGATCAAAGTATCGCCATCCTGCGTCATATGCAGCGAATATTCGTACTCATTCACATTCATCGTAATCTGGTTTGTTACCAGGTAACGGTATGCCGTGCCACTTGTGGAGCGTACGTTCATGCTCACTTCAGTGGTGTGTGCCCCTGTATAGTTCGTCACGATGATCGTATCGGATTCGGTTTTGTAGATCCAACGTACATAGTTGAAGCCAATCTCGAACAGGGAAGGCATCGTCAACAGACGATATTGTCCGTCCATTTCCACATAGATGCGTTGTCCAGCCGTCTTCGGCACATTCAATGCATTGCGGGCATTACTGATCATTTTATTAAAATTGGTGTTACCAATAACGAGCTGTGAGTTGAAAATACCGTACATATACGATGTCGTCGTAATAACCTGTGCCCCAAGTTGCACGTTGCCACCACTCATCAGAATGTGACCGTGCGGACGCTCTACGAGCAATTCTTTTGCTTTCAGAACGATATGCTCATAGCTGCCTGTGAAGAAGGATAACAGTTCCTCACCGCTATGCTCTTCCTGATGACGATCAGGGAACAGATCATGAATCTCATCTTGCGTCAGATCAAGCGTAACCAGCGGTTCACCCAGGAAGGAGGACAGTTTTACCTGTTCCAACGTGTCACCATTTTCTACAGTCAGAGCCTGTACTTCATTCCATGCTGCGGTAACTTCATCTCCGAACTCCAGTGCAGAGATTCCTTCGGCATGATTAGGCTTCGCCAGTCCATAGAAGACCACCTGAGCTTCTCCGTTCAGATTCAACAGTTCGGATTGCAATGCCGTATAGGCAAATTCATACTGATACGTCTCATTCGCCAGCGTCTGGCGATTCAAGCTCTCCGGTTGATTCGTTTCCTTGTATGACAGACCGAAGAATTGGAATCCATCTGTGGAGTAACCGACTGCTTTGGTCAGGGAACCTTGTTGCATATATGGAAATGCACCGCCCTGAGGCTGGTTTTGACGGGAACAAACGACATAACCTTTCGCTTCATCTTCAAACACCGTATGGTCAATGTATTGTGACAGATAAGCTTCATTACTGCGTACCGCACCTGGATCTGCAAGCCCAACATCCTGTCCGTATACCACATCTACGTTATGTTGTTGTCCTGTGAGCTTCACATCCCAGAACCATACACCTTGCGGTGTAGCCGTAAATACGACCTGATAGCCAATGCCTTTTTCGCTACCTTCCAGCTGGACTGTGCCCTCCCAGATCAACTGGTTGCTGGATTGTGCCTTGCTTGTAATCACCTTGCTGTTCGAACGTACACCGAGCAACGGGAACGAGCTGATATTCTCTCCCTCATGTACACGCAGGTACAGGTTGTTCAAAGATCCATCAATCTGGTTGCTGAGCAACTGGTTTAACATCGTTGTACCGGATGTAGCCTGGTACAGATCGCCACTGTTCAAAAAGGTAAAGGATAACTCTCCGGCACTTAACCGGATCGGTTCATTAATAATCGTTGTCATAAGGTTCACTCCTTGAATTAGTTAAAATCGAAACGTTTCGATAAATCTGAAAAAGAATAGGGGCCTCTTCAAACCAGCCTTTTACAGCCCGTCCGGACGATAACCCCATCATTAAACTTTTACTTCAGCATGCAGGCAGTTCTTTGTTGTTCATACTTGGTCTAAACCGAACGTACAGAGCTACGCTCGATCATATTAATCGTTAACGTATATGAAGGGTCAACCGCTTCGCCATTGAGCATCTGGAATAACAGATGTCCGGCGAGCGACCCGGCTTCATGCTTCGGCTGGCGTATCGTTGTCAGTGGTGGACGCACATATTCCGACAACTGAATATCGTCAAAACCGATCACGGAAATATCATTCGGAACCGATACACCACGCTCTTCCAATGCTTTCAGGCCACCAATCGCCATCTCATCGTTACCGTAAAATATCGCTGAGGGAAGATCGCCCTGCATGATCATCATTTTGGTTGCACTGTATCCGCCCTCACGCACAAAGTTACCGTTCAGACGCCATTTGGACTTTTCTTCAAGTCCCGCTTCCCGCATCGCTCGCAGATACCCTTGGTAACGGAGCGCGTTGTCATACGAGTTGGATGGGCCACTGATATATGCAATCTTCTGATGTCCTGCCTGAATCAGGTGGCGGGTAGCAAGGTAACCCCCCTGCTCTCCATCCACCAGCACGTTGACCAGATGGTCACTCGACAGCTGACGATCCATCACAATGATCGGAAAACGATGACCGGCAGATTCCACCAGAATATCATCATGGATGTTATGCGCCAGAATGATGGCTCCATCTACTCTTTTTTCACGCAAAAATCGCACTGCCGTTGAGTCCCGTCCACCCATGGAGCTGCAAGCAATCAGGTCATACCCGTTCGCGAGGGCTACATCCTGTACACTACGGATCAACTCCGAGTAATACGGGCCCGACAGATCGGTCAGGATCAAAGCGATCGTGTTTGTCCGGCTCCGCTTCAGGTCCATGGCAAAGCCGTTCTTGCGGTAATTCAGTTCTCGTGCTGCCTCAAGCACTTTAGCCTTGGTCTTGGCACTAACCTTGCTATCCCCGCTCAGCGCATAGGAAGCAGTCGAGAGTGCTACACCTGCCAGCTTTGCCACATCCTTAATCGTTGCCATTCCACGTTCGCTCCTTCTAAACTATATATAAATTGAACTCCAGAATATTTACACTGACCACTCCGATGACAGAACAACCTTCCGATCGCTGTTATCCCCAGATTTTTTGTTTCCCTTTTATAAGGGTGAAAATCCGGGGATAAAGGCGAACGCCTTGCTTCTACAGGTTCTTTCTGCCCTCTCCGTTTTGTGTAAATGTTAGTTCAATTTATATAAAACAAATTCAAGGTTACCCACATTTTATACGGTACATGGTTAGAACAACCACTAAATCCTTCATTATCGTTTATTAATCTTTATACATATCATAGCGATGGATGTCAATCGAAACGTTTCGAGGTGTTCTCAAAAAAAATCCTCGTTCCCATCCTTATGGGGCCACGGTTGAATGCGTCCCGTTCCAATCCATACCATTAGTGATGGTCATGACACGTCTTTCAATCTGGCGCTCTATAAACAGTTCGTGCCTGATACAATGAAACTGGCAGTAAACGCCAGATTGAAACGTTTCGACATTTTCATTATAGTCGGTGTTGATAGCGATTTCAACCACTTTATCTATTTTTCATATAAAAAGTTGATTTGTTCAATCTGTCCATCCACGTCACTCCGTTTATAGTATATACTGCATAATAGTCGAGATCCGAGAATTACGCCAGTACACCAGGGGCATGAGAGGAATAATGCCCCTGCTGACTTATGTAAGGAGACAGTTATCTAATGAATATTTCCAAGCCTATTTATCATAAAAAATCGCTGTCCCGTCCCATTTCCTTGCAGAAGATTCAGTCCGTACCTGTTGCCCACTTCAAGCTGTGCCATCTGGTGCAGCTTCACGACCGCGAGGCATTCTCCCGCATAGATGAGATGTGGAGCACTCTTCATGTGTTATACGTCATTACTGCTGGCCAAGCCAGGCTGATCAGTGCAGAGGGTAAACTGACATTAAATGCAGGCTGTGCAGTGGTTCGGCAAGCTGGAAGCCTGCTTCAGCACGAGAACAAGCGCGGCTCCCTGTCGCCAGTACAGGGCATTGCTATTGCTTTTGATTCCACTGAAAATGAACAGCTGTTCTGGCCGTTCGGGATACCAGTTCCCATTGCGAGTCGCACTCTCACCGACAGGGCAGTAGAGCTGGTTCAAGCCAGTACGGCAGGCCGTGATTCCAGCCCCTTCAGGCCACATATGCTTTTCTATGAGTTACTGGATATTTTGCGGGATCATGCGGCTCATTCTGCTCATGAAGATCACTCCTGGCTCGATGCCGTGCTTAGACATATCCATCAGATGTATACCCATCCGTTAACCCGCGAACAATTGGCACGGGACGCAAATGTGAGCCCTGAGCATTTTTCAAGGGAGTTCAAGAAACATACAGGTCTTACTTTTGTTGAATATGTAACTCGTCTCAGAATCAGGATGGCTCAGGAACATCTGTTATCCGCGAACCCTACGCTACAGGAGATTGCACAACTGACAGGCTACAGGGACACCTTCTATCTGAGCCG
This Paenibacillus xylanexedens DNA region includes the following protein-coding sequences:
- a CDS encoding GH36-type glycosyl hydrolase domain-containing protein, coding for MTTIINEPIRLSAGELSFTFLNSGDLYQATSGTTMLNQLLSNQIDGSLNNLYLRVHEGENISSFPLLGVRSNSKVITSKAQSSNQLIWEGTVQLEGSEKGIGYQVVFTATPQGVWFWDVKLTGQQHNVDVVYGQDVGLADPGAVRSNEAYLSQYIDHTVFEDEAKGYVVCSRQNQPQGGAFPYMQQGSLTKAVGYSTDGFQFFGLSYKETNQPESLNRQTLANETYQYEFAYTALQSELLNLNGEAQVVFYGLAKPNHAEGISALEFGDEVTAAWNEVQALTVENGDTLEQVKLSSFLGEPLVTLDLTQDEIHDLFPDRHQEEHSGEELLSFFTGSYEHIVLKAKELLVERPHGHILMSGGNVQLGAQVITTTSYMYGIFNSQLVIGNTNFNKMISNARNALNVPKTAGQRIYVEMDGQYRLLTMPSLFEIGFNYVRWIYKTESDTIIVTNYTGAHTTEVSMNVRSTSGTAYRYLVTNQITMNVNEYEYSLHMTQDGDTLIFKADPQAISAGTYPDLQYRMSVDGAAVNVGDETLLASGIRSGSASLVTLSLEASAEWTLKVQGVLEGQADSGVVAGSSLTFEEEVQAYREFFAGVMNGFRLSRGEGQSAEDLFKVNALAWWYTHNMLVHYSVPHGLEQYGGAAWGTRDVCQGPVEYFMATQKYEQVRDIIKMVYTHQYEDDGNWPQWFMFDKYFAIQQEESHGDIIVWPLKVLADYLTATRDYAILDEKVPYTVKHSFGFTGETATVLDHAKKEIEYIRSHFLHDTFLSSYGDGDWDDTLQPANAQLKQYMVSSWTVALTYQSVNVLSQALKFKDADFAQELDVLAQGIREDFNRYMLGTDVIPGFVYMEEADQAKLMLHPTDTETGIQYRLLPMTRSMIGELLNAEQAESHYALIREQFLCPDGVRLMNRPAQYAGGVSTHFKRAEQASNFGREIGLQYVHAHIRYVEAMAKLGKTDQVWNGLAMINPVGIGEVVPNAEIRQANSYFSSSDGKFNTRYEAQEHFDQLRKGTVQVKGGWRIYSSGPGIYMNQLISNALGIRQEGGDLVIDPVLPAELNGMQFEFEYAGEPVTFIYHLNEGAVSRIAVNGKDIRTERTANRYRQGGVSISLDEFRQARSATERTVVDIYM
- a CDS encoding LacI family DNA-binding transcriptional regulator, which encodes MATIKDVAKLAGVALSTASYALSGDSKVSAKTKAKVLEAARELNYRKNGFAMDLKRSRTNTIALILTDLSGPYYSELIRSVQDVALANGYDLIACSSMGGRDSTAVRFLREKRVDGAIILAHNIHDDILVESAGHRFPIIVMDRQLSSDHLVNVLVDGEQGGYLATRHLIQAGHQKIAYISGPSNSYDNALRYQGYLRAMREAGLEEKSKWRLNGNFVREGGYSATKMMIMQGDLPSAIFYGNDEMAIGGLKALEERGVSVPNDISVIGFDDIQLSEYVRPPLTTIRQPKHEAGSLAGHLLFQMLNGEAVDPSYTLTINMIERSSVRSV